A genomic stretch from uncultured Cohaesibacter sp. includes:
- a CDS encoding glycosyl transferase encodes MGDFHQNGKLATLHHFPTASAENMERVLETYAQNRKITLILPSLFSELEQPALSNILDELSKAKFINQIVIGLDRANEEQYRYAKQYFSRLPQDHVVLWNDGPRLRAIDERLQTLGLSPSEPGKGRNVWYCMGYVLSAKNSDVVALHDCDIVTYNKEMLARLVYPVANPNFSYQFCKGFYPRIADGKLNGRVTRLFITPLLLALRKLIGNNEYLEYLQAFRYPLAGEFAMRTYMLPDMRIPSDWGLEIGVLSEVHRNFSSKAVCQVEIADIYDHKHQPLSEEDASTGLSRMSTDIAKALYRKLAIDGVIFSGEFFRTLKATYLRLSLDMVETYYNDAMMNGLHTDRHIEERSCELFAANIVEAGAAYMDNPMEVPFIPNWSRVSAADYDLLLDFYNAVKQDNQEYGVA; translated from the coding sequence ATGGGCGATTTTCATCAGAATGGCAAATTAGCGACCCTGCATCATTTTCCAACTGCATCTGCTGAGAATATGGAACGGGTTCTGGAGACTTATGCCCAGAACAGGAAAATCACGCTGATACTGCCCTCTCTCTTTTCAGAGCTGGAGCAGCCTGCCCTCTCCAACATCCTGGATGAACTCAGCAAGGCCAAATTCATCAATCAGATCGTCATAGGGCTCGACCGCGCCAACGAAGAGCAATATCGCTACGCCAAGCAATATTTCTCACGCTTGCCGCAAGATCATGTCGTGCTCTGGAATGATGGCCCGCGCCTTAGGGCTATTGATGAGCGATTGCAAACCCTTGGCCTTTCGCCCTCCGAACCGGGCAAGGGGCGCAATGTCTGGTATTGCATGGGATATGTGCTTTCGGCCAAAAACAGCGATGTTGTGGCGCTGCATGATTGCGATATCGTGACCTACAACAAGGAGATGCTGGCGCGTCTGGTCTATCCGGTGGCGAACCCCAATTTCTCCTATCAATTCTGCAAGGGCTTCTATCCGCGCATTGCTGATGGCAAGCTCAATGGCCGTGTCACGCGTCTGTTCATCACACCGCTGCTGCTTGCCCTGCGCAAGTTGATCGGCAACAACGAATATCTGGAATATCTGCAGGCTTTCCGCTATCCGCTGGCGGGTGAATTTGCTATGCGCACCTATATGCTGCCGGATATGCGCATTCCCTCGGACTGGGGGCTGGAAATCGGGGTTCTCTCCGAGGTGCACCGGAATTTCTCGTCCAAAGCCGTCTGTCAGGTGGAAATCGCCGACATCTATGATCACAAGCATCAGCCGCTCTCGGAAGAGGATGCCTCGACAGGTCTGTCGCGCATGTCGACCGATATCGCCAAGGCGCTTTATCGCAAGCTGGCCATTGATGGCGTTATATTCTCTGGCGAATTCTTCCGAACCTTGAAGGCGACTTACCTGCGCTTGTCGCTGGACATGGTCGAGACCTACTACAATGATGCCATGATGAATGGTCTGCATACGGACCGGCATATTGAAGAGCGCAGCTGCGAGCTGTTTGCTGCCAATATCGTTGAAGCCGGTGCGGCCTATATGGACAATCCGATGGAAGTTCCTTTCATTCCCAATTGGAGCCGTGTTAGCGCTGCAGATTATGATCTGCTGCTCGATTTTTACAATGCGGTGAAGCAGGATAACCAAGAATATGGTGTTGCCTGA
- a CDS encoding HAD-IIB family hydrolase: MSFVIFTDLDGTLLDHASYSYAPAKPALALLHKLDIPVILSSSKTAFEIAPLRNELGFTHCPAIVENGAGLLPAHADPGSLAGAQSDYQRIRAILDAMPAQLRALFTGFGDWSIEEIAHNTGLSKDNAALAGRRFFSEPGLFSGNAHQKQRFDTYIEERGLKARQGGRYYTLSFGATKADQMLGILKELSLATPSITSIALGDAANDIEMLETADRGVIINNPEGKPLPPLSGEDEGRIIRTQEPGPIGWNKAIFDFIGGPATA, from the coding sequence ATGTCCTTCGTTATTTTTACTGATCTCGATGGAACCTTGCTGGATCACGCCAGCTATTCTTACGCTCCGGCCAAGCCGGCGCTGGCGCTTCTGCACAAACTTGATATTCCAGTCATTCTGTCGTCCAGCAAAACAGCTTTTGAAATCGCCCCCTTGCGCAATGAACTCGGTTTTACCCATTGTCCGGCGATTGTGGAGAACGGTGCCGGTCTGTTGCCAGCTCATGCAGATCCGGGAAGTCTTGCCGGGGCGCAAAGCGATTATCAGCGCATCCGCGCGATACTGGATGCCATGCCCGCTCAATTGCGTGCTCTTTTCACCGGCTTTGGTGACTGGAGCATAGAGGAAATTGCACATAATACCGGCTTGTCAAAAGACAATGCGGCTCTTGCGGGGCGGCGATTTTTTTCAGAGCCCGGTCTTTTTTCGGGCAATGCGCATCAGAAGCAGCGCTTTGACACCTATATTGAGGAAAGAGGTCTGAAGGCACGACAAGGAGGGCGCTATTATACCCTGTCCTTTGGTGCCACCAAGGCTGACCAGATGCTTGGCATTTTGAAGGAACTATCCTTGGCGACACCGTCGATCACATCGATCGCGCTGGGTGATGCCGCAAATGATATTGAAATGCTGGAAACAGCCGATCGCGGCGTCATCATAAACAATCCCGAAGGCAAGCCATTACCGCCGCTTTCGGGGGAGGATGAAGGCCGTATCATACGTACTCAAGAGCCCGGCCCTATCGGCTGGAATAAGGCAATATTTGATTTTATTGGCGGACCGGCAACGGCCTGA
- a CDS encoding alpha-ketoglutarate-dependent dioxygenase AlkB: protein MQHLSAYLDEAAQQALVAEIRALVAKAPLFTPTMPRWGRPFSVRMSNCGPLGWVADKSGYRYQVTHPVTGEPWPPIPQSLLDLWDETTGYPLPPEACLINYYNPDAKMGLHVDNDEEDFDAPILSVSLGDDARFRLGGRERKDPTRSYILRSGDIFILDGEDRLAYHGIDRVYPGTSLLLREAGRINLTVRRVRRGAAEGH, encoded by the coding sequence ATGCAGCATTTGTCAGCCTATCTTGATGAAGCCGCCCAGCAGGCCCTTGTGGCAGAAATCAGGGCCCTTGTGGCAAAGGCGCCCCTTTTTACGCCCACCATGCCCCGCTGGGGACGCCCTTTCTCTGTGCGCATGAGCAATTGCGGACCGCTTGGTTGGGTCGCAGACAAGTCTGGCTATCGCTATCAGGTCACCCATCCGGTTACCGGTGAGCCATGGCCGCCCATTCCGCAGAGCCTGTTGGATTTGTGGGATGAAACCACCGGTTACCCGCTTCCGCCGGAAGCCTGTCTCATCAATTATTACAATCCGGACGCCAAGATGGGACTGCATGTCGATAATGACGAAGAGGATTTCGATGCGCCCATTTTGTCGGTGTCTTTGGGCGATGATGCACGTTTTCGTCTCGGTGGCAGGGAACGAAAAGACCCAACGAGGAGTTATATTCTCAGATCAGGCGATATTTTCATTCTCGATGGAGAGGATCGACTGGCCTATCACGGCATTGACCGGGTCTATCCGGGCACTTCCTTGCTGCTCAGGGAAGCCGGGCGGATCAACCTGACCGTGAGGCGGGTGAGGCGCGGGGCTGCTGAAGGGCATTGA